The Kwoniella dejecticola CBS 10117 chromosome 2, complete sequence genome segment ACATGTTGATGCAcgatttgagcttgagcagctgcACCCTGGACATGCGAAGTGGAGGTAAAATTTCGTGATTGTCGCACGGCGCGGCATACAGATTGTAATTGACGCTGATGTATCAGTCGAGCAGGCCTCGGTAGCATCTTGCCCAACGGAGATAGCTAGTACCGCTTCGTTGGTATTCTGAGAACAGATAGTCTATCGTGTGTGTGCACTGTTTTCGAAAGATTATTGACAGATTCAGAACTGAAAAATAAAAGTAAATTCAAAATATCAGGATACGGTTATTCGATAACATCTGCCGTGGACCAATATTTTTATAGCGAATTCATCATCGGCCTCCACCTTCACTTGGGCAACGTCTCCCTGGACGACAAAAAAAACacaaaaaaaaaaaaaaaaaacatATGAAGGTCCGACGGGATTTGAACCCGCGACCGCTAGATAAACTCCAGTCAAGTTCCGACCTCGAAGTCTAGAATGCTACCACTGCAACACAaacccttctttcttgttggTGCTTTGTTTTGAAACACTATATAGATTAGCCCTTCCGTCTAATGACTCTGTTGTGATCCTGCTAGTAGTGCCATGAGCGAGCTTGTCCAGAATTTCGAAGCCCATTTCTTTGGGATTGTCGTCAGTATATCGCTCCGAAGGTTTACAGTCAGTTCACAGACCGAAGGCCGCCCGAGACTTAGTCAGAGTATCTCTCTCTGCTCTTAGACTCCATGGGGTCGTATACACGTATACTTCCTGAGCATGTGGGAGTCAATGTGTTCCGAGGCCGCAAGAGCCATGCATGAGCTGAAGACACTCAGCAGCAACTCCAAATGCTAATATATGTCCCTGAGTCTACCTCGCGGACCCCCTACTCGGTCTCTCATGACACTCATAATAGGTGGTTGATCTGATCGTAATCTACATTCCCTTCCCAGTTCCCGCCTTCATCCTGTTTATTCGCCCTTAACAAGGCGGCATATCTCCCCAGGACACCTTCTTGATAATCGTGAAACCCACTTTCTTCCCATGCGGCCGTCGAAGGATATTCGCTCTCGTACCGGGTCGCATTGACAATAGTCACCTTAACATGATCTGGTACTTTCATAATTATACTAGCCAGTATCGAACTCGGATTCTCGTCCATTTCTCTGGGTCTTCCTTTGACCCTCGAATCGAATAAccaaatcatctcttccaacttcttcaccttcgaaaACAGCCTATCTTTACTTGTGTAGGCGAGCCTATGACGACTGGGAGGTTGATATCTATTCAGAGTCTCTCCAATCTTGAAAATGATTGTTCTGACGTTTGAGAACAGGGTATCGGCGATCGATGCGTTCATATcggattgatgattgatcgtcacTCCATCCAGGACGATGATCTCTGGAGTGATACCGCTCGAGCCCAAGACAGAGCAAGGTGAATCACCGCAAAGTGGATCAGCGTAGTGATCGCCACCCCTCGGTCTTCTTTGACCGAATTCGACTCGTAGGACCTTCAGATGGTCGAGATTCGGTATCGAGATGGAATGACAATATTGCGAGGAATGGGATTTCAGGTCAATGTATCTGAGACATTGCGTAAATCTTACACGTTGAGTAGTGACTCTGGAGGTCGGACTCTTCGTGCTGTCGAAGCTCCGAGTCTTCAGATCGTGTGATACTGAGCTGGAGGGAGACAATGTCAAGCTCTGATGTAGGAAAGGGACTACCAAAAGGTTGAGCCTTTGGGATACGCGCGCAATCGCTGTCAGAGTATGTCGGTCCTGCTGCTCCACGATGGCAAAGATGCGGAGCAGCACTTCGTCGTTGAGCTCTACTGGCATGCTCGTCAGTTCAATCTGGCTCGTCGGTGTATGAGTTGTCAAGTATGTGAGAAAAGCGTGATTATCATGGGGGTACGAGTCGGATTCATGTCGCCGGAACGGACGGTTAGGCTTAGTCGTCGTGCCTGAGAACTTTTTGGCCCTTTTGTCTTTGGGCCAACATGTACAAATGCATACAACAAGAAGTCCTACATACGTCAAACAGCAAACGATTAGCAAGTCTCGAAGGGTTGCCAGGGTCTCTAAGCGAAATGACTGGGTGGAACAACAGGATACAAGTCAGCTAGCACCAGGCATGGCAAAATATACGAGCCGTAACTCACATCCCAGCAACATTGAAAGCTGCCAATAATCTAAATGGGGAAGTAGAAAATCATGTAGATAAGCGAAATTCACACCGCGTAACGATCTGCGCCAAGAGACTTACTTGAGGAGGTCATCCACGTCCATCTTGGCAGCTCGATCGTCTGCATATCCAGCTTCGAGCAGAATACCGTCTATCTTCTCCCTGATGTCGAAGCCATCTTCAATGATCTGCCAATTTCCAAGGTTTGGACGATGAGCTTCCGCATGAATTGATGCAGTTTTGCGTGTTGATTGAGACTCACAACACCTTGTTCAGCACACCAAGTCTTGTAATTCCTCTCCGCCAGCTCAGCCACACCTTTCGCCTTGAAATTCGCTCGCACCGTCTTATTCATCCTGCTAAATATCACTCGGTTCAAACCATCGAATTCTTCAAACTTCACTGGCGGCGGAGGATCTCTTGGCATTATTCGTACTACGGAAGATTCGACCTGCGGCGGAGGTCTGAAATTTCCTTTACCGACTTTCATTATGTGTTCCACCCTTGCATACAGCTGAACGTTCGCGGCAAGTCTTCCCCACAGCTTCGTTCCTGCAGGAGCCACCAGACGCAGCGCAAATTCACGCTGGAACATGAGGACTGCGCATCGGGGTATAGGTCGATGTGATAGCAGCTTGAAAACCAACGGTGAGGAGATCTAGAGGGTTGGCATTGGTGGATTGAGCACAAAGCGACAAGTCTGCGAGATATTACCACGGACTGACCTGATAAGGTGTATTTGATATGCAGACATCAAAATACGGTAGATCCGCTTTAACGAAATCTCCGATCATAacttccaatttcttctgTTCAGGTCTGTCGTGATATGATTTAACTTTGAGTCAAGCTGTTGTTGTAATTGTagaaatcactcacttccCTAAAACTCTCTTTTGCACCTCGGCAGCCATTCGAGGATCCATTTCCACGGCTACCACTTTCCTACATGCTGCTAATATCCTGACAGTCAAGTTACCAGTACCAGGACCGACTTCAAGCACGATGTCCGTGGGTTTCAGATTGGCTTTATCGACaattctgatgatgattggcATCCGCGAGTATCAGCAACCCGACATTTTGAAATTTCACCATGATGAGGCGAGAGAGTgaaggagaggaagtcaGATCGGGCGCCCGGGTAAATGGGTTTCGGGCCTTTACACCATGTTGTTTTGGGTAAGAAGACCGTCGTGTGTGATCATCACTTAATATGAAttgagagggtgagtcggAAGAAAGTAAGATGGATAATTCTCATGAAGGGATTTTGCTCATATGGCAAAGAGACGCTGCACTACGGGACTCACCCTTGTGCGACCAGAGGATTTGTCAAGATATGTTGACCGAATCGAGCGGTATCGAAAAGGTGATTCCTCGCTCCTCCCGCAGCGCCGCCAGCAGAGCTAGACGAGGACTCTccgttcttcttgggtcTCGAAGCCGCTGATGTAGGGGCTACACGGAATGTTGACGTTGTGGCTTTGGGCATCTTGTCATATGTGTAAGCTGAAGTGATTAAAGCATGAAAGATTTTGCGCACAAATAAGGACAGGAGCCAAGAATGCTTTCAACTTTTGCGTCAGAACCGTGGTCACGTGACTGCTTGAGGGGTCTTAGTTACGTAAACGCTGCTATCTTTGTTTACGAGATGAGGACCTGGAGGTGtcgctgaagaagccaattCGGAAGCCTGCCTTTTTGCCAAAATTGTTGGAAGAGACCTCTCATAGgtcatcgacttcatcaaCGAAGGCTGGAATACAAGATGAACGGTCCAGAACTTCTGGCATGGGCCATCTTCGTCGCGTATTTCGtgctcatcgtcatctcgTTTGCTCTCGTCTTCCGGTCGATCCTTGCCGGTACCAAGCCGTCAAAGCTGTTCGAAGGTAGAGCGTTCTTCTATCTACGGACAGCCGTTGGTGCTCTGCTATGTACTTGGTACTGTGAGTCTGCATGTCATCCCATGTCTCTATGAATGAACCTGCCTGCATACTGATCACCGCTGTCGCAGATATGATCAAATTCCTTCATGTAAGCTATGTCGCTTAATTTACCGGTTATCTTCGAACTGACTTCATCGACTGTTGATCAGTGGTCATACACATATCACTCGAAACTCAACCAAACAAGTAGTATCGGCAATTGGCTGGTCCACACTCCACTGTTTGAACAAGCTTGGACAATCGTATGTACAGGTAGAGCCAACTGGTGGTGGTCTAGCTGGATATGCACCTGGACAGTGCTATTCACCGCTATAGTATGGTCTGAGAGTGAGCACTTCtgtcatcatcgaatgaGAGTGCCTCTAATCGGTATGTCTTTCAGGCGGTCGGAGGGGCATCAAATACCCTTACGCCTATATGCTCCTCGGTCAACTGGTAGCCATGTCAGTTGCTACAGCGCTATTCCTGACAGCAATCTCGATTCATCCGCGAAAACACTCCTCGTCCAGGTCAATGcccgtcttcatcgctttACCACTGCTATTGGCTTTTATCCCGATATACCAACTACCTCGATATGTGAACACTGAGAAATTCATGAACTCCCTTCTCTGGCTACACGGCGCCTTGCTATTACCCctcacctcgtcttcgaCAAGCAGTATCGCCCAGAATGCCAAAGCAAAGATCCCATTCTCGCTGTTCTATCAGATGCTCCTCGCTACCGGTATATCTATCCATTATCCAGCCACGAAATTACTACTCAAGTCCCTTCCAGCGGGTCAATCGCTTTTTGTCCGGCTTTATCACACCATCTTCGTACATCCCGCACAAAGTTCGATATCGCTGGATGTAATTTGGGTTGGGATCATATTGTTCTCATGGTTTCTCCTGTCTGGTCCGCTGCTATTCCGTGTTCTCAAGATCGCAGTCGCCACCGGGGCAGCTGGAGTGGCCGTTGCTCGATTGACCGGCGTGAATTGGGGTTTGATCGCTAGTGTCGTCCCCATATTGATTCTGTTCGGATTGGGACTCGTGGTCTTAGGACTGCAAAGAATACGAGCCAGGAATCTGGTTAGACGAAAAGAGCTTCTGGAAAAGATGGGCATGCCCGAACATTCGGTCGTACCGGGCACCACGGACACTGCTCCTAGTATGAGTGGTGACAAGCTAGTCATCGGCTTTTGGCATCCATACTGGTATGTCGGTCAAGCATTCTTCAGATGACCTGGGCTGATGTCTTCTCCGTGACTATGCGATCTAGCAATGCAAGCGGTGGCGGCGAACGAGTCTTGTGGTCTGCTGTTAGACATCTGCAGAAAACGGAGAAAGACGCCTTGATACTGGTTTACTCAGGTGATTATCCGGCAGCTAGCAAGGAGACCATCTTAGGTCGAGCCAAAGTAAGTCTACAGACCCGAACCCAATGTTAcatagctgatgagtgaATTTTCCTATAGGACCGTTTCTCCATCGAAATTGACGCGGCGAGACTTCACTTCGTACCCCTACCGTCAAGATACCTGATCTCCGATAATTACTGGAAACGATTTACCCTTCTGAACCAGTCATTAGGCAGTGTATATCTAGCTTACGAGGGATTATGCGGAAAAGAAGGTCTGTGGGGAGACgtcttcatcggtgagtaGAATTGTGGTCATACTCTGGCACGACCTTACACTGATAACGTTGTGAACATAGACTCCATGGGCCACGGCTTCACTTTCCCGACTGTGCGTTTCTTGACCGGGTCATCATCTGTTATCGGTGCATACATACATTATCCTACCGTAAGCACGGACATGGTGAAGCGGGTTCGAGAGAGATCAGAAGGGGTAGAAAATGCCGGCGCATCCAAGAGCTGGATTAAGACTCAGATAAAATTGGTGTAAGTCCAGTCTCCTGTGATCCTTGTATAGAGCGACTCAACCTGACAGTAGCTATCTTATAGGTACTATCATATCTTCACGATCCTATACTCGGTCTCGCTTCTTTTCCCTCAACACATAATGACCAATTCCTCGTGGACTCAAGCCCACATTCAGTCTTTGCTTCTCAGAGCCCGACAATCCTTCTTGGCGAGCATACTGCTaaaagatgagatgacaATTCagaaaagggaagaacggGGCGaaacgaagaaaggggaTAGAGCGAGATGCGAAGTCGTTTATCCCCCTTGCGACACAAAGGAGTTTGTAAGACTAGGTGCTTtagagaagaggaaaagagagaTTGTTTCTCTAGCCCAATTCAGGTGAGTGTTGCATGTCTTTCTCGCCATCGCCCAACACCGCTGAATTATTCTGCCCCAGGCCTGAAAAGGCACATAGCAAACAGCTATACGCTCTTTCGGCATTGTTCGAGAGATACCCACAATACCGTAATGGCCCTCAAAGCGTCAAGTTGGTCATGATGGGCGGATCACGAGATGCAGGGGATGAAGCGCGATTATACAGTCTCAGGAAATTAGCTCAGAAGCTCGATATCAGCGTGAGTCAATTTAGACCGAGACGATGGAAATTCGCTCAACGACAGAGTAGGATCATGTCGAGTTTGTTGTCAATGCTCCTTATTCGGAAGTGGTCAAGCGATTAGGCGAAGCGTCCATAGGATTGAACACGATGCAAGATGAACACTTCGGCATCAACGTGGTTGAATTTATGGTAAGTCGACTTCCTGTTCCCTTTGCGTCCGATGTGGGGACACCAGCTGACAATCAGGATAGGCTGCAGGGTTGATACCGATAGTCCATGCTTCAGCGGGTCCATTGATGGATATAGTAGTCCCATTCAACGGCCGGAAAACAGGTTCGTCCGACATTCACCTTTTCACACTGTTTCATGTGCGAAAACTTGATGGCATGACTGACCTGCTGGCGATAGGATTTCATGCGACAGACGCGGAATCTTTCGCCGAGGCGATACATCAAGCTTTCGCCTTATCGCCCACGGAGAGTTTGACTATGCGGAAAGCAGCGAGGGAAGCGGCCGTGCAGAAGTTCTCGGAGAAAGAGTTCGAGAAGCATTGGCAAGAGGGCTGGAATAGGTTGAAGGACTTGGCAATAATGAATAGAAGTAGTCCAACATAGAATTATCGTTCATGCTCCTTGCATAGACCATCACTATAATTTCTTCATCCTGTGAAGCGAATGCTGGTCATGCTGTCGACGCTTGACGCGCCTGCCGTGACTGGTTTAAAAATGATCTGCGTTTGACAGtgatcggtcaaatccgGTTTGCCGAAAGGAGCCGAGTAACTTTATTGAACAGATCTAAATTACCGGACTGCACGCCGAAGGAAGTCACTCGAAAAGCCAAACTTCTTATTTGACGAGGTTCTGTGTCATCATGTCGAGGATCGTTGATCCAGGAAGTGTCCCATCCGTCAGATCGATTGCAAGTTCCCAACTTTTCGCCGGGTACAAGCTTGCTTGACATCGGCGTCTGTATCGATGGTACAATGACGGTCCGCGAAAGGAGTTCCTCAAGATGGTCAGAGACATCCTTCGATGGCTTCGAGAACCAGCAAGACCAGAATGTAGGGGATGGTATTTCCCCGGAATTCAGCACGAAGAATGACCAAGAGCAGGCCAACGATGAAaagggtgaagatgatctcaCTCGGATAGCAAGTAAGAACCTCGACGACAATGAGACAGCACCACAAGATACACAGAAGAGATTACCGGAAGGATGTACCTACGGGCCTGTAATGGATACGGCTTTCTTGTCGGACACTAAAATACGTCTGGAAGACGGCAACGATGCGAGGGTGGCTGAGGACGATatggagaagagagtgatATGGGTTGATTTCCCTGTTGGATCACCGGCCAACCCGTTCAATTTCGCTGCGAGTAGGAAGTTCGGGATGACGATTGTCGCTGCCTTGTTCACTTGGTTAACCGGGGTTAACTTGGGTGCTTTTACGATCGGGTATGCGAGTATGATGGAGGATTTGAACTGTACGAGGTTCCAAGCTTCCCTGGGGAATGGTGTATACAATTTTGTGAGTATATCACCCGTATCGATCTATCGATCTATCGATCTCATTAGCTCAATCATTCTTTCCGCGTAATTCTCTGCTGACACATCCCATTCGCTGTCGCAGGGATTTGGAATTGCACCTTTATTGATTGCGCCCCTGTCGGAGGAGTTTGGGCGGAGATGGACATACGTGATTGCTGTGATAGCATATCTCTTGATGCACATCATGCTTGCATTGTGAGTGACAGCTCGGACGGTCTTCTCTCTCCACAAGCATGTCCAACACCGCATCATCCCACAAATCTGCACCAAGACGACTCTGTGTCTGCGGCTTATTTTCGATATGGATGTACAGAAGTCGAAACCTGGGTACCATGCTGGCAGCTAGAGTTTTGCAAGGTTGTGCAGGAAGTGTAGCTGCGACACTTGTAGGCGGAACAATAGCGGATATCTTTGTTCCTGcagagtgagtcgacttCAAATCCGGAACTTCATATGGCTGACTGGGATCGATGTATCCATTCACTCGCAGCCGCGGTTTGCCCACTGCAGTCTTCTCTTTCGCAGCTATAGCTGGCTCAGCGTTCGGACCCTTGTTGTTCTGCTGGGTAGAATCGACCGAGAGGTTACagtggaggtggatttggtATATTCAAAGCAGTGCGTTTCTTCAACGGACCTTCGTTGTACCCACAAACTCCTATGACAGGCTCGCTTTCAAATCGTTGTGACAAATCAAGAAATGCCTATGCTGATGTGAACGAACAATCCAGTGATGATCGCCGCCTTGATCGTGCCGATCTGCCTCATCATGCGGGAGACCCGCGAGCCGGTGATCTTGCGCAGACgagccaagaagctgagaaaggagCGGGGTTTAATGGACGGAGGAAGGTATACTGCGAGATCGGAGATCGGCAAAGTCAGTTTCTGGAATGGGATCAAGACTAATTGCTTGAGAGCCATCAGTGAGTCGCTCCTGACTCGAGCCGTAATTCGTAATACACATTCACATCCACATGCCCAAGGGAGATAAGATAACTTACCAAGATAAGATGGCTTACGTTGACATTGAACGGGAAATAGCTTTTCTCGCTGTGGAACCGATTCTGTTGTTCTTTGCGATCTGGATGGGTCTAGCTGTGAGCCATTTACCTCTCTCATCCTACTTTTATCCGACTGACGATCGGGTAAGCTGACGAAGAGACAATTCTTGATAGTGGGGTGTACTTTACGCCATGGTAACAGGTCTCTCATATGTATTCAAGGGGACATACGGCTTCACCACGAATCAGGTAGGATTGGTGTATTTAACCATCGTGTGAGTCCTCATCGTTCTCGATGCCTGCGTTCATCTCTATACTACATTAGAAGACACTCATCCAACTTCACGATGAGTCCGATGAAGCGACTGGACAGCTGACGTCTTCCTGTAATTGAAATGCAGCATTGGTGCTTCAATTGGTCTAGCTACGAATTTCATCCAAGATGCTATCTACCGGTAAGTCCAGTTTCTCATACCTAGATGCGATTTGCAAGTCAATTCacgaggatgatgctgattcaACCACCCACCCTGGTCACTCAGACGAAGAGTCAGCATAGACGGCATAGAAGCTAGGCTGTACAGTCCGATGGTAGGCGGGATCGGGCTGGCCATAGGATGTGTCTGGTTTGGTTTAACGAGTCTGCCTTCCGTTCACTGGATCTTACCTTGCATCGggatcgtcatcatcatagGTGAGCATCGCGTAGGCAACCAGTCTCCTTCCAGACAGTACTCGTATACCAAACTgaatatcgtcatcgttgGTACAGCATCGATCTTTCCGATTTATCTCAGTGGTTTCATATAGTAAGTTTTGAGTCCAATTGCAAAGTGTCGCGAGTACCGCAGCTtgtgctgatgctgacgttcgtcttcctcgatgGGACAGCATTTCGGAATGTTATGGTTCATACGCTTCTTCGGCCATTGCAGCCCAAAGTTGGGTTCGGAATACGGTAGCTGCggtattcatcttcttcatcctgagCGTGAGTCAACGACCAGGACTGAAGTATCGATACCGGGAGATTGGTTGGAATGCAGCGAGACCCAATACACCGCTGactatgctatgctatggTAGATGTACGATGCTTTGACGCCTCGATGGACATGCGTGACTTGGGGTTGTGTAGCACTACTACTATCCTCGGTCCCCTTCATAGCATTCAAATATGGTCCGCAGATCAGAGCAAGGTCGAAGTTCTCCAAATTgttgatgaaggaggaacaagagaggatattgagggagaaggaggcaGCACAGAACAGTCAAAATGGACAATAGTATCGGATCGGATTGGAGTAAATGCGGTCGCGTGATGTCGCCGTACATGTAGAATCGATATGTAGGGCTCTGATATCAGCAACAGCACTGTCACACGTAATTTCCTGTATGCATATACTTGATAGATCTGACGACCGTGCAGGCGCCTAGCTGTATGAATGATTGGTATCGTCGCTCGGAGCTTTCACTGCAGCTCGAGTGATCGAGAAGATAGCATAACTCAAGTCGGGCTATAGTTCGCTAGATCCGCTTCAGGTCACTCTGAAATCGAAAATTGTTGACAGCAGACAATCATCGGTGCAAGGAGGGAGTCCTATGTCAGTGGCTTCATGCTACCATCGGACCGTGGGGGGAATCGACTGAACTGTACTAGCCATAATGCTCGCAGACGGACCAAGTAGTTCCGCGTTTGATTCCTCTTAAACCAAAGATTATATCGCTTAGTCTCTGGGCGATGAGATCATCTCAAGACGGGTAACAGGAAAGTTTGGGCCGAGCGTGAAGTGGCTATGGCAGACAAAGGTCAAAAGTGTCAAAAGGCTTGATCGTAAAACTCCTAATAACGTGAAGTGAACATGACGAAACTGTAATCTTCGTGTAGCGTGTCGTGGTCGTGTTTCCTTGACAGCCCACCGTAGGATGccatacatgcatacatagAGGGCTGTCCAAGTCGAGACGTGACGTATGTATGAAGGGGAAATAACGTTGAACGATGTAATGTTTTCCTTTACCCTGGAACGATCAAAGCGCGCGATTGTTTTCTTGAGCTTGGATCCTGATATCACCCGTACAACGGGATTTCGGCGATTCACTCTGATATCAAGTTGAATCACTTGCTTGTAAATCACGTGACTATGCCTTTACCCTGCGAACATTAGACTATTTCCTAATTCGCTGAGTTCAGCATTGATGGGTCATTACGATTGCAATCTAATTTATCGTAGTTGAGTGTACTATGGCCGGATGATGAAACATTGCCAGTTTGATTTTACATTActtctcgtccatctctcacttccttccttcctaGACAGTAAGATCGATAACGAAAAGCATCACTTAGACAGTGTAGGtatctctccctcttcgcttcctctcGATTCATCACGACTCCTCAAGACGGGTTCCGCTTTCAGCATTGTGTGTATGATAGAAACTGGACGATTATTGAAGGAAAGGAATAAGGAAATCACGCGTCATTCAACATAACGACCAGCCCCCCTTATAATTgcaccatcatcttccttcaacCTTCACCTATAACCTCGACCTGCGTCTTCAAGGTGGGGTCCCTACAGTAGATAGCAATCATGGCTAGCGGCATACCTGTGAGTTTTGTTCTACTGCATCGATCCCTCTTCGCCTCTCGACATGAGCTATTTGAGACAAGACAAATCCGCGTGGTGTAAATATAATTGAGAACATGGCGAGAAGTGAATAAATATCACATAAAGTGGACGCTCCGAGACGCGATGTTTGATATCCTAGACATTGCTCCTGCAATGGCGAGAATATAGTCTGAATACAATGTCTATCAGTCTATCTATCttgcatctcatctcactctTAGTCCTCATGTATCTGCATCTTCACAATACCGTTATGCGCGCGAGCTGACACCATCTGCAATTGTCCTCTGGTGAAATCACTCAACCTCGATCACTCAACATACACTCAACCTCACGTGCCCTCCGACTCACTCCCCTTCCTCTGATCAATTGACCTTTATTGCATCCAattcatcgctttcttcttcatcctctcttcTACAATTGGTCACGATGCCGCCTCATCGCGACACGCAGACCCGACGAACTGCTCGTCGAGTCGACGAAAATGCCCCTCCTGCTGCTGGAGCCGTGGCTACTAGATCTCGGGTGACAACATCCAGCAACGGTACCCTCGCTGTAAAGGCTGCTTCCGCAACCACTTCCATACCAGTACTGAAACGAGGCGTTTCAGCTACCTCCACGACCACCTTGAAGGGAACAACTGCTCGAGATGCTGGGAATGGAAAAGTAGACTTGGCGGCTAAGCGTAGAGCAGCTCTGGGGGAGGTGACCAATGGAGGGAAAGACcgagatgggaagaaaggggtAGCCGTAGAACGAAGGCCCTTAGCTACCACCCAAACATCATCTCAAATCATCCCCACAAGGCGCACAGCGCGATCGACAACATCGGGTCCTGcagtcaaggaagagaaagtcGCCGTTGGGGGCAAACGAAAAGCCAATGTCGTACCTTCATCCAAAGTCCCGTCACGATCACGGTCAGCCACGGCCGTTTCGACTTCCACCGCCGCCACTATCCCAGACACAAAGCCCCTGAAGGAAAGGAAACCGAACGTTGATGAGGAACCTTCGCGCAAGCGTCGCAAGACATCGACTCCTCCTCCGTTCGCCgagcaagaaggacaagatcatcaacaCCTGCTAGATGAGGGTCATTACGATCACGATGGCAAGGAGATACTGCTCTCCAGCGGCAGCAAGCAAGCAGTTGGTTTACGAAGTCCAAagcgaaaagccaaagatgCAGGCTGGACCGACCTcgatgcagaagatgaaggtaaTCCTGCGATGGTAGCGGAGTATGTTGTCGACGCCTTCAACTACATGCTGGCTATCGAGGTTAGTAATTTTGCATTATTGAAAATACACAAATGGTATGTGGCTGAATATGCGGTGTTTGCAGGATCAAACCATGCCAGATAGCGATTACATGGAGAAGCAAGCCGAATTACAATGGAAAATGCGCGCGATCCTGATGGACTGGTTGATCGAAGTC includes the following:
- a CDS encoding dimethyladenosine transferase; its protein translation is MPKATTSTFRVAPTSAASRPKKNGESSSSSAGGAAGGARNHLFDTARFGQHILTNPLVAQGIVDKANLKPTDIVLEVGPGTGNLTVRILAACRKVVAVEMDPRMAAEVQKRVLGKPEQKKLEVMIGDFVKADLPYFDVCISNTPYQISSPLVFKLLSHRPIPRCAVLMFQREFALRLVAPAGTKLWGRLAANVQLYARVEHIMKVGKGNFRPPPQVESSVVRIMPRDPPPPVKFEEFDGLNRVIFSRMNKTVRANFKAKGVAELAERNYKTWCAEQGVIIEDGFDIREKIDGILLEAGYADDRAAKMDVDDLLKLLAAFNVAGM